The window TAAAGGGATCGAGAAAACTCTTTCgcctgtaataataatagtctttTTGAAATACAACTCGAATATAAATAAGTCCATAAATACCCTTTGATTTTAACTTATCGCTAGTAAATTTTTTATGTACAGGCTACTATGTGCCACAtagtttcttaataatttttatttttattaaattcttgtaTAGGCATATTTGTAGATCAAAAGTTACAAGATTAGTAATTGTACCTAATCCTGAAATAAGCATAATATTTACTCTGGCAATTCTCGATTTTAATTGTGGCGTCATACGATATGAACAATTTGTATGGTCATAATGGCCGTACATCAAAATACCTTGTATTATTCcgttttttattttggttaatAGTAAAGCTTGTACTACGTTAAactaatagtattataatattcacaaaTCGAAAGGGGAAGCTAAATACTCGTACGATAAGAAATAGTAGTAACTTGATCCTTCAACGAACTAGACATGCGATTTTcgcaatgaaatttataaatacaatgacggaatagtgtatatattaattataatgtttccTTTAACTAGTCACATATCCACTAATACAAGAATAATATCTTATCTTCAAAATAGTGAGTCCTACATTAAAATTCCACTTGAGAGCGTTTGAGAACATCTTTTACTTGGCAACaattctacttttttttattagacaaaTATAAACCTACAATTAGCTTCAAAGCTTTATAAGATGTAGCTATTTAATATATGCTACTTCAAAAATACTAAATCGTATATAATAATCACTATATTAAGTAGTTTTAACAACTTAAACCCGTATTAACAAAGAATAACAATCCCTATTTGAGCGATTTCAATGTGAATGTTAATAAACATTctaaaaaattttataaaatttaaaataaaaaataaaatgtcgtaAATACAACCGATTCTATAGAAATATAGACATATAAGTTCTAATACActcagaatattttataacttatagCTAACAATCAGTTTAATATCATGGTAATGTCTACAGACAtcaaattgaaattgattttcaatttaaaatattcataaatcatACTTAATCAAGGGACGAGCGTCTCGTCTTTAAAAACGAGTTTAAGCTTGATCGCCCTCATCTCGCCCACAATCTTCCTTCtgcaaaaaattgttaataattaactcACAATCAATGTAACGCTATCATAATGAACATCACCATTAACTCATGACACATAATAGATGAATCAGAAGAAAATCGTTTAAGGCGAATGATGTACATTAAATGTCATGAAAGATGGAAGTACCTCTTGTTTGAATGTCTTTTCATACAAGGAGTTACCATTTTCGATAGCTTGTGAAGCATTTGGTTGTGTCACTGCAGAAGGTCCTGAGGACGCTGGAAAATTGATaagataatattacaaaagttaTCGAAAACACAAAGGATAATGTCAAGGATACTTACTGTTACTCTCATCATCTGAGATTTCTATAATATTCGCGTCTGGTTGTGGACCTAAAATCAAAGTACACCATTTTAGTTGTTATCTGATTTAGTTGTTAGAATTGTAGGCAGTCGTTTTATTATACTTACCCTGTGAATTTTCTGGCTGTGGTTTTGACTTAATTTTGGACTGAGTAAGCCCTTCGCATGAATCGATCAATTTAGTGATCTACAAAATGAAAAcgaaatttgatgatattttatttagtaatgttAAATTTctcatcaaaaaaataaacaaaaatcaaaaaacaTAGTTACCACGGATTCTGAGATCACATTTTGATCCGGAAGATGATGGGGTGATGGACCTTGCCCAGCTTCTTCTGTTTCTTCTTCTTGTTCTTCGTTGGTGTTCCTTATTCTGTATGTGTTCTaccaaattgaaaaatataatattaatgtatgttcatttgtttttcttctATAATAACGTGTGAACAGAGTAAATGAAGAAATGAGTTAAAACCAgatccattttaaaatgagGCGTTAAAAATAGTCACTATGCGTCCTTGGAGGTTTTGCTACTGAGACTTATTGACCATAAGTCAATATTATGGAAGGGTTAAACTTTATACTTATTGAACGAAAACTTTACGAGACGCAAAAGTGagtaaaattaatagtaatctCAAAAGTTTCATGTATCATACCTGATCGGTGAAAAGCAACGCGTTCTCACGAACGAGATTAAGCTTTAGCTTGTATGAGTACATAGTCATTTCTCCACCCGTTTTCCTTctgtaaaaaacaaacattgttctagaataaaattaattcataataatttgtttacaaaaaaaaaaaacaagttagtTTCTCAAGTAATTcgtttccaaatttaaattacaagttTACATAATACTTTGTAAAATTAGTAACGTAAAACTGACTCCATACTTCCTTTCCACCGGGCGTGGTGCATTAATCGGTGCCCGCGACGAAGGTCCTGAGGACGCTGAAAAAGTAATGacgtaaattaattacatatatttacatatgcaTGTGCATGTATTACGCATAGCGCACAAGATACACACCGTTACTCTCCTCGTCCGAGATCTCTATAATAGCAGAATCCGAGCGCTGTTGATCTGAAATCGAAGTTATAACATCAATTGTGACCtgattttgttaataacattGTAGGTATTTGTATTATAGCCCTTACTTTGCCCAGGATTGACTGTATTTTGGAGTGGCTTACGTATCACCCGGCATTGGGTTTTGTCACTTTGATCCATCAATTTAGGGATCtgcaaaaataaaacgtttaaatcATACCATTATTTTGTgtcaacaaacaaaatatataacaataatatgcaTATACCAAAGACTCGCAGATGGCGTTTGGATCTGGAAGACGAGCAGGTGTTGTACTTTGTCCAGCTCTCCCGGCTTCCTCTCTGTTCTCTTCGCTATTATTTGTTCTAGTTCTAGGCTAAAGAGTTTcggaaaaatattacattaatatacattatttttaaaatcttaccCAATCTaactaaaatctttttttttttctcaagttcaaagattttaatttaactacgTCCCAAAATGTGAATATTCCCGAATCAAAAACTTTCAGGTGCtgttatagtaagacacaacttagatgtagcctCTGAAAATTCAATGCAAACGATTAATGCCGATTTcctcaaccaatagaaatagctccctatcgcgctattcgacgctattcgatACTGTAGATTCCAACCCAAGACAGCAATGTGAATGCACGTGATTGTATTAttctgcacatctacggctGGAGCTGGAGCTTGCTCTTCAAAATCACACCTTACTCGATCTTCTACGTGCACCTGTCGTCCcataaataagataatatgcATATGTCAGTTACTTAAGTATGCATCGACGATGTCATAAAGGGTTAATACTTATTACAACGTCAATATTCAGCACTTTGTAGTGATCATATACCATCAGTTATCACATTTCTCCACATATATAACCTTTtcgatataataaaaacttaaattgaACAAATTACAAGAAACGTAGTCCTAGAAGATTATAAATTccgaaaattttataacctgcactctaatattcttataataactCCTTAAATAGACAAAGACttagaatttaaa is drawn from Vanessa cardui chromosome Z, ilVanCard2.1, whole genome shotgun sequence and contains these coding sequences:
- the LOC124542859 gene encoding uncharacterized protein LOC124542859 → MSNKDDHKEDTGSEGPRSSPCLPDSNMNCEPAVDNSEGPSQPTSKENSSQEKENSSGDQRLDSCIIEISDEESNASSGPSRALMNAAPPVEKKRRIGGEMTVYKVRFNFVGENPLGNDQNRNRIVSNDDPARAGQSTSSSSRQLSNAMVREPLVDNSEGPSQSTTKDKSSPDKDNAGQDQRSDSCIIEISDEESNASSGPSRASGNAAPPAEKKRKIGGEMTVYKVKFNFVGENSMVNEQPRTRTNNSEENREEAGRAGQSTTPARLPDPNAICESLIPKLMDQSDKTQCRVIRKPLQNTVNPGQNQQRSDSAIIEISDEESNASSGPSSRAPINAPRPVERKRKTGGEMTMYSYKLKLNLVRENALLFTDQNTYRIRNTNEEQEEETEEAGQGPSPHHLPDQNVISESVITKLIDSCEGLTQSKIKSKPQPENSQGPQPDANIIEISDDESNTSSGPSAVTQPNASQAIENGNSLYEKTFKQEKEDCGRDEGDQA